tgtaaatacaaaaaaaattaacaccaATAAAACAATCGAACGAAACTATGTGATAAAACCTTAtattatttgggtttttttttttctatatactTTAATCTCCTAAGGGAANTTTCCTGTATTCTCAGTTACTAgttgatttattttcttgtttttcctgTATTCTCAGTTACTAgttgatttattttcatttttttcattttttttcatttttcaaccctataatatttctcatttatttttgtgaggaCAAATCAATCTCGACAATGAATATGCTTTTGTAAGGATGAGAGCAATGCAAGGATCGAGTTCTTCGTAGGAAATTtttctccatattttttttcatttcacaatatagttattaaaaaaatacaaacaaaatctaatataatgttcacaaatagaaaaaaaaaatgttataccAACCACATTtctaaacaattaaatttttaatatagcaAACTTTAGAATTATTaacttaaatataatataataggTCATCGTAAAAAGCCATAAAAATGTAATTGCATATGCATTTGAACTTGATAAAAAAGAATTCTCGTTCTTGGTCCCATTTATCTAAGAGTAAAAATTTCTTCCAAACCCTCCTCATCATTCTCGGTTTAAACAGGGATTCCCGGccccatttattttcaatggatATTTTGCTTTTAGGTTTCtattgaaaaaaatctaaaatcaaaataatttatgcttgatttttgactttttagttttttaaagtAAAGGCTATAAATAAACATCTTATGACAAACTAttgagaaaggaagaaagtcGCTGGTACCAGACcagtttattttgtttgataacTTCAATATGCATATATACATCTCAGGCCCAATCAAAATCTGCTAAACTTAAGCACTCAAAATAATTAGAACTTACACACTTGACATATGGCCCTTTAATTTCTTCGCTACCATTTCTTGACTGCTTCATCCCTGTTCCACGCATATTAGAGAACACCAGCATTTCAGATCTCAGCAAACATATATAACTATAATTGATTCCACTTTATTTTGTCTCgttaaaaagattattaaacttttttaaattttcaaaagctaAGCCTAacttttcaaaactaaaaaaaatatatagtttttgtttttaggtattttataagaatttaTAATCTTCCAAACTTTAAGAGTCTTCcttgaaacaaagaaaacaactaTCCAGTTATCTTCTATAATGATCTCATACCAGACATGACTTCTTTTTCAGCTCTTGTACTTCATAGTTTCCTTTTCGAAACCAATTGTAGGAAATTTCTTTGCATATTCCTCAACATCATATCGTAGCTTTTCAATCTCGGATTGGATGGAAGGTGTAGACTGCATAGTGGTCAAGAAGTCCTTCAATTTTGTTCCTGGTATAACAAGATGAGAAATCTTATGTTAGGAGAGTTACCCCAGAATGGGGCAGAATAAATAAATGCCAAGTGTccgtaaaattaaattaaaaagatctTTAGGAACCTTTAGATTCTGCTTTGATCTTTACAGCTATCTTCACTGCAGCATCAAAGAACTCTGCTACCTTAGCGAAATCCTCCTCAACAAATCCTCTGGAAGTAAGAGCCGGAGTTCCTGAATGATAGATGGATATCAGCTGAAGTAATAGAAACGTATCAGAAAAGGGTTTCTCAGTTTTGGAATATTATACCCATTCTGATACCACCAGGAACCATAGCTGAGACGTCTCCAGGAACAGTGTTTTTGTTGGCTGCGATATGAACTGATTCCAACACCTTTTCTACTCTTGATCCATCAATACCCTGTAcggaattattttaaataatagtcTAATGTTTACTTTTCTATTGAGAGTATCttcttgagggaaaactaaACATAAgattattagtttaattttagtCCTCTATTAACACGGAGCTATGCTAACTATAAGCATTTCAATTCATCAAGAACTCGGAAGCAAGAAAGTTTCTTCAAGTGGCTAGATTAGAGAAAGTAGTGTCTCTTACCTTATTCTTCAAATTGACTAGAACCAAATGATTCTCAGTTCCACCAGAAACAAGTTCATAGCCATTGTCAACGAGAGACTGcattattttatgaatatagTCAGCCAAAATATCGCAGCAAGTTAATTAAACTCAGTACCTGATATGAAAATGTCTTGAGTGACAATCTCATAGAAATAGATATAGATACCTCTGCAAATTTTGAGCAATTCCTAAGAACTTGCTCTTGATACGCTTTGTATTCTGGGGTTGTCGCCTACATCCATAAAAGATTATATTAGAGTGGTTACTAATATTTCGTCACTGTAACTAATTCTTCGCATCAACTTTTGTCAACTTGTCTGCCAGCCTGCGATTGTTTTAGGTACTATTTTATATGAGAAACATCTACAATTAATCATAAGCAGAGACGAGAGTAAAAGTTTTAGGtaccattttctttgatgTCCATTTTCAGAAATTCCATATTGCCTGGTATTATGATTTCAgaattacaaattttcttaTACATTTTTTCACATTGACATTTCCTACATATAGAGTTAGTGTTATCGGCTTGGACCATATAGCCCTTTGAAACCCATCCTCACAGATAATTGGGATCGCATTCACATAACTTTCTCCATCCCACTTCATTGTAGGATAATTTCCCATCAGTTCCCTGGTATTATCATTAGGAATTGAAAAGTATGAATAAGTCTAGTTGGTGCAACAATCTAGTGCTGCAATACTGTAGGTGCATAAGACAAGGTAACTACGAACATTTTCAAGTAAAATTCATAAGAAGAACATGTTTATGATCAAGCCAACCTGTTTCAGCGCAACCGCTAAACCAGCAATTGTGTGATTGTGCGGACCACCTTGAAGACCAGGAAAGACAGCCTGATTGATTTTGTCTTCATAGTCATATAGCACCTTCGGGGAATGCAAGAGATATTGACGTTATTAGTTATAACTTCATATAATAGCCGGTAGATTTGAAAttcagaaaattttgaaaaatcaatCTATCCTATAGTGAGAACAATGAATATTAGTAGAAAAACTAATGGCAAGGATACCATTTGTACTTcttatgaaaaacaaaataacagtACCTCTCGGCCTTGTTTATTTATCTCCTTCACCCCTTTCCTGAAGAAAATCATGGCTCCACGTGGCCCACGAAGTGACTTGTGAGTTGTGGTGGTTACAACATCAGCATATTCAAAGGGTGAAGGGATAACGCCAGCTGCAACTAATCCACTGATATGTGCCATATCTGCCAACATTATAGCTTTTTGTTTATCGCAGACCTGTGGGAGGGATAGCAGATGTGAGCCTTGGACCATCCAAGATGTGGCTTCAGAGCAAGACCACAACTTTCCATATAATTTAAATGCTACCATGTCACACACATGAAATTCGAGGAATTTACCTTGCGTATACGTGCATAATCATATAGACGTGCATAAGCGCTAGCACCAGCAACTATTAACTTAGGTCGGAAAAGAGCAGCACTTTTCTCCAACTGCCATAAGTAGTTTAATGCGTCAATGACAGGACTCACAAAGTTTAATTACTCAATTTCCACCGATTAGAATTATATGACTAATCCAGTAAGTCCAAATCTGCAGTTTCATATTCCGCTAAACTATTATTAAACTCTGgtaaaactttcaaaaacaTTTGATGAGTGAAAATGATTAAAAGTCTGATCGGCAATACATTTTAGGATTTTGCTTGAGACCATTTAGGGAAGCTACAAGGGCCATGAgaacaaatttcataatacCTGGTCATAGTCAATATAGCCAGTGCTCTCATCCAATCTGTACGGCATTGTCTCAAAAAATATAGACACAGCAGAAATCTTTTTGGTATCAGTCTGCACAATCACACAAAATAagtctttttaatttttaactaaacAGGGCCGAAAAAGTTATTTACGAACAAGGATCTTTCTTATGGTAAAATAGTTAGAGGAATAAGTTTCAACAATGTTCAAGATTAACTCAGAGAAACAGAACGCATTAACAAGATGTTACTGATATTTATCGATGAAATCGCGCTGCTCTGGTTCTACAGGATCAACTGATTGACcag
This sequence is a window from Cucurbita pepo subsp. pepo cultivar mu-cu-16 chromosome LG19, ASM280686v2, whole genome shotgun sequence. Protein-coding genes within it:
- the LOC111782303 gene encoding serine hydroxymethyltransferase, mitochondrial-like, whose protein sequence is MALAMALRRLPSSVDRPLRHLLHGGSFCYLSSLPNEAVYDKERPRVPWPKQLNEPLEVIDPEIADIIEHEKARQWKGLELIPSENFTSVSVMQAVGSVMTNKYSEGYPGARYYGGNEYIDMAESLCQKRALEAFHLDPAKWGVNVQSLSGSPSNFQVYTALLKPHDRIMALDLPHGGHLSHGYQTDTKKISAVSIFFETMPYRLDESTGYIDYDQLEKSAALFRPKLIVAGASAYARLYDYARIRKVCDKQKAIMLADMAHISGLVAAGVIPSPFEYADVVTTTTHKSLRGPRGAMIFFRKGVKEINKQGREVLYDYEDKINQAVFPGLQGGPHNHTIAGLAVALKQATTPEYKAYQEQVLRNCSKFAESLVDNGYELVSGGTENHLVLVNLKNKGIDGSRVEKVLESVHIAANKNTVPGDVSAMVPGGIRMGTPALTSRGFVEEDFAKVAEFFDAAVKIAVKIKAESKGTKLKDFLTTMQSTPSIQSEIEKLRYDVEEYAKKFPTIGFEKETMKYKS